Proteins co-encoded in one Fusarium musae strain F31 chromosome 3, whole genome shotgun sequence genomic window:
- a CDS encoding hypothetical protein (EggNog:ENOG41), with translation MSTRGHRSNGSSSTCTIAFGLLSPPPTPPPLNSGLPPPPSQPPYAPPDNGTGSCIETSVMAKEIKEQEQDKDTTKTIPPPPESTAGFGSAVKAIFQSLKARLCDLQAIAQNQASRVFRSFSG, from the exons ATGTCAACGAGAG GGCATCGATCCAACGGATCTTCCTCCACTTGCACTATTGCTTTTGGGCTGCTCTCTCCCCCTCCGACTCCCCCTCCCCTGAATTCCGGTCTTCCACCTCCCCCATCCCAGCCTCCTTATGCACCTCCTGACAACGGAACTGGAAGCTGTATTGAAACGTCGGTTATGGCCAAGGAGATTAAGGAACAAGAACAGGACAAGGACACAACCAAGACCATTCCCCCT CCCCCTGAATCAACAGCAGGCTTCGGTTCTGCTGTCAAGGCTATTTTTCAGAGCTTGAAAGCCCGTCTGTGTGACCTACAGGCTATTGCTCAAAACCAAGCGAGTAGAGTATTCCGGTCTTTCTCTGGATAA